One genomic region from Cataglyphis hispanica isolate Lineage 1 chromosome 11, ULB_Chis1_1.0, whole genome shotgun sequence encodes:
- the LOC126852999 gene encoding F-box only protein 28: protein MQIDMVNNYEQLRHLSNPVTRQLDDNMQLTLINLPDVCLEAILSNLSYDEISKYRIVCRQFNRICKKLLNRGFNLMEKYHAQCLRAVKSKLPRRESERRSHPLARHCDILTAIETRISMLSMTFIKYVDLNVCCFIPGKVIDEIFRVLRLIRETKTPPRAHEILQELRDISSMAMEHFDEKILPDLKHNICTSMIGTVNSYDIPGGVMISSSRNNSALPHCNNHSSTCSEKLNQTFKKINDCMKKNKIFFLSVRNQMGRIKLRMQRQHYQIRMQNLKLQKQVKKIHDQDMQLAEMRKHLEEWEQKMVDLTTELSRAREETQNPDSLENRKRKAHIDIINADVETLQQTNELHAKKRKLIVERKSSSDAQDMKFKKFMSELLAKSALDKYLVGPSCSR from the exons ATGCAAATCGATATGGTTAACAATTACGAACAACTGAGACATTTGTCTAATCCTGTCACGCGACAATTGGATGATAATATGCAGTTGACATTGATAAATCTTCCTGATGTTTGTTTAGAGGCGATTCTGTCTAACCTCTCTTATGatgaaatttctaaatataggATT GTTTGCAGACAATTTAATCGGATTTGCAAGAAGTTACTTAATCGTGGTTTTAATCTGATGGAAAAATATCACGCACAGTGCCTTCGCGCAGTGAAAAGTAAATTACCAAGGAGAGAATCGGAGCGAAGAAGTCATCCTCTTGCGCGTCATTGTGATATATTAACAGCGATAGAAACAAGAATCTCTATGCTATCAATGACTTTCATTAAGTATGTGGATCTGAATGTTTGTTGCTTTATTCCAGGAAAG gtaattgatgaaatatttcgtGTCCTTCGATTAATTCGAGAAACAAAGACACCACCTAGAGCACATGAGATACTTCAAGAACTGCGGGATATAAGTAGTATGGCCATGGAGCATTTTGATGAAAAGATTTTGCCAGATTTAAAACACAATATTTGCACATCTATGATTGGAACTGTGAATTCGTACGATATACCTGGTGGGGTCATGATCTCCTCCAGTAGAAATAACTCTGCACTGCCACATTGCAACAATCATAGCTCAACCTGCTCGGAAAAACTTAATCAgacatttaagaaaattaatgattgtATGAAAAAGAACAAGATATTCTTCTTGTCTGTAAGAAATCAAATGGGTAGAATAAAGCTCAGAATGCAAAGACAACACTATCAAATACGAATGCAAAACTTGAAATTACAGAAACAAGTAAAGAAGATACATGATCAAGACATGCAGTTAGCTGAGATGCGAAAGCATCTTGAGGAATGGGAACAGAAAATGGTCGATTTAACTACCGAACTGAGTCGAGCACGAGAAGAAACTCAGAATCCTGACTCATTAGAAAATCGCAAACGAAAAGcacatattgatattattaatgctgATGTCGAGACACTTCAACAGACGAATGAATTACATGCCAAAAAACGCAAACTCATAGTAGAAAGAAAGTCGTCGAGTGATGCGCAAGATATGaagttcaaaaaatttatgtcgGAATTACTTGCGAAAAGTGCGTTAGATAAGTACCTTGTCGGTCCATCGTGCTCACGCTAA